The Stenotrophomonas maltophilia genome includes a region encoding these proteins:
- the mqo gene encoding malate dehydrogenase (quinone) → MKKFGKALLALLVLLLLAAALFLYWPLTQRSVPAASNDKPVDVVLVGAGIMSITLATYLQELQPDWNIQVYERLDGVAGESSDGWNNAGTGHSAFAELNYTPELPDGSIETKRAVGIAESFEVSRQFWSHQVKEGRLSQPSDFINPTPHMSFVWGDDNIAYLHKRQQALVKNPLFYGMQYSEDPAQIKQWAPLLMEGRDPKQKVAATWMPLGTDVNFGVITRQLTAGLQRSPNFSLHLNHEVSALRQNADKSWNVTVKDLKAGTETTTHARFVFIGAGGAALKLLQMSGIPESKDYAGFPVGGQFLAFQGQDVTSRHGVKAYGMAETGSPPMSVPHLDARKLDGKPVVLFGPFALYSTKFLKHGSWWDLYSSVNHNNVGPMLEVGKDNLDLVQYLMGQARLNDADRQAELVKYFPTAKPGDWKLVTAGQRVQIIKRDPLKGPVLQFGTEIVTDKDHTIAALLGASPGASTSPPIMLDLMAKAFPDQMKAGWEARLREIVPSYGRKLNDSAALVNEIRTLTSQTLHLPYLEVPVDANAASPAAAAVPAAAKEKRNANEELQAL, encoded by the coding sequence ATGAAGAAATTTGGCAAGGCTCTTCTCGCCCTGCTCGTGCTGCTGTTGCTGGCCGCCGCGCTGTTCCTGTACTGGCCGCTGACGCAGCGCTCGGTGCCCGCCGCCAGCAACGACAAGCCCGTCGACGTTGTGCTGGTCGGCGCCGGCATCATGAGCATCACCCTGGCCACCTACCTGCAGGAACTGCAGCCGGACTGGAACATCCAGGTCTACGAACGCCTCGACGGCGTCGCCGGTGAAAGCTCCGACGGCTGGAACAACGCCGGCACCGGCCACTCGGCCTTCGCCGAACTGAACTACACCCCGGAACTGCCCGACGGCAGCATCGAGACCAAGCGCGCGGTCGGCATCGCCGAATCGTTCGAGGTCTCGCGCCAGTTCTGGTCGCACCAGGTGAAGGAAGGCCGGCTGAGCCAGCCCAGCGACTTCATCAACCCGACCCCGCACATGAGCTTCGTCTGGGGCGATGACAACATCGCCTACCTGCACAAGCGCCAGCAGGCCCTGGTGAAGAATCCGCTGTTCTACGGCATGCAGTACTCCGAGGATCCGGCCCAGATCAAGCAGTGGGCCCCGCTGCTGATGGAAGGCCGTGACCCGAAGCAGAAGGTTGCCGCAACCTGGATGCCGCTGGGCACCGACGTCAACTTCGGCGTGATCACCCGTCAGCTGACCGCCGGCCTGCAGCGCAGCCCGAACTTCAGCCTGCATCTCAACCACGAAGTGAGCGCGCTGCGGCAGAACGCCGACAAGAGCTGGAACGTGACGGTGAAGGACCTCAAGGCTGGCACCGAGACCACCACCCACGCCCGCTTCGTGTTCATCGGTGCCGGTGGCGCTGCACTGAAGCTGCTGCAGATGTCCGGCATTCCGGAATCGAAGGACTACGCCGGCTTCCCGGTCGGTGGCCAGTTCCTCGCCTTCCAGGGCCAGGACGTGACCTCGCGCCACGGCGTGAAGGCCTACGGCATGGCCGAGACCGGCTCGCCGCCGATGTCGGTGCCGCACCTGGATGCGCGCAAGCTGGACGGCAAGCCGGTGGTCCTGTTCGGGCCGTTCGCGCTGTACAGCACCAAGTTCCTCAAGCACGGTTCGTGGTGGGACCTGTACTCGTCGGTGAACCACAACAACGTCGGCCCGATGCTGGAAGTGGGCAAGGACAACCTGGACCTGGTGCAGTACCTGATGGGCCAGGCGCGCCTGAACGATGCCGACCGCCAGGCCGAGCTGGTCAAGTACTTCCCCACTGCCAAGCCGGGTGACTGGAAGCTGGTGACCGCCGGCCAGCGCGTGCAGATCATCAAGCGTGATCCGCTGAAGGGCCCGGTGCTGCAGTTCGGTACCGAGATCGTGACCGACAAGGACCACACCATCGCCGCCCTGCTCGGCGCTTCGCCGGGTGCGTCGACCTCGCCGCCGATCATGCTGGACCTGATGGCCAAGGCCTTCCCGGACCAGATGAAGGCCGGCTGGGAAGCCCGCCTGCGCGAGATCGTGCCGTCGTACGGGCGCAAGCTCAACGACAGCGCCGCGCTGGTCAACGAGATCCGTACGCTGACCAGCCAGACCCTGCATCTGCCGTATCTGGAAGTGCCGGTGGATGCGAACGCGGCATCGCCTGCTGCGGCTGCAGTGCCGGCAGCGGCCAAGGAAAAGCGCAACGCCAACGAGGAACTGCAGGCGCTGTAA
- a CDS encoding GNAT family N-acetyltransferase produces the protein MPIAVRDARPEDAAACIDLRGRTRENAFSAAQLAELGITEDSWAAGIGQGDSIGRVAWEGERMAGYCFADRDSGEVLVLALLPEYEGRGIGRQLLQDVVSLTRDAGHQRLFLACSADPRSRSHGFYRRLGWRPTGQVDEAGDEILELV, from the coding sequence ATGCCGATAGCCGTGCGCGATGCGCGCCCCGAAGATGCCGCCGCCTGCATCGACCTGCGCGGGCGCACCCGCGAAAACGCCTTCAGCGCCGCGCAGTTGGCAGAGCTGGGCATCACCGAGGACAGCTGGGCGGCCGGCATCGGCCAGGGCGATTCGATCGGCCGCGTCGCCTGGGAGGGCGAGCGCATGGCCGGCTACTGCTTCGCCGACCGCGACAGCGGCGAGGTGCTGGTGCTGGCCCTGCTGCCCGAGTATGAAGGCCGCGGCATCGGTCGCCAGCTGCTGCAGGACGTGGTCAGCCTGACCCGCGATGCCGGCCACCAACGCCTGTTCCTGGCCTGTTCGGCCGACCCACGCTCGCGCTCGCATGGCTTCTACCGGCGCCTGGGCTGGCGCCCGACCGGGCAGGTCGACGAGGCCGGTGACGAGATTCTTGAGCTGGTCTGA
- a CDS encoding LysR family transcriptional regulator ArgP: MRIDHAQLRALAAVIREGSFDRAAQSLNVTPSAISQRVKALEDRIGRLLVKRGTPATATAEGQLLVQLAEQTALLEHDALHRMGLADEDLPQASIPVAVNHDSLETWFPQAAYQFAQTTGTTLDLRVEDQDHTVELLRQGTVLGAVTTLDEPVQGCQIHALGSIRYAATCTPEFRERHFAKGVTAQALAQAPVLVFNRKDDMQSRFARRMAGDDLPSTAPTWWIPSTRAFVQANLGGMGWTMNPLPLVKRHLDAGRLVYVRQRAWEDVPLYWQHWKGDVQTMALLTRAVLDASSALIRRKR; this comes from the coding sequence ATGCGTATCGACCATGCCCAGCTGCGCGCCCTGGCCGCAGTGATCCGCGAAGGCAGCTTCGACCGCGCCGCGCAGTCGCTGAATGTCACCCCGTCCGCCATCTCGCAGCGGGTCAAGGCGCTGGAGGACCGGATCGGCCGGCTGCTGGTCAAGCGCGGCACCCCGGCCACCGCCACCGCCGAGGGGCAGTTGCTGGTGCAGCTGGCCGAGCAGACCGCCCTGCTCGAGCACGATGCGCTGCACCGGATGGGCCTGGCCGATGAGGACCTGCCGCAAGCCAGTATTCCGGTGGCGGTGAACCACGACAGCCTGGAAACCTGGTTCCCGCAGGCGGCCTACCAGTTCGCGCAGACCACCGGCACTACGCTGGACCTGCGCGTGGAGGACCAGGACCACACCGTGGAGCTGCTGCGCCAGGGCACGGTGCTGGGTGCGGTGACCACCCTGGACGAGCCGGTGCAGGGCTGCCAGATCCATGCGCTGGGCAGCATCCGCTACGCCGCCACCTGTACCCCCGAGTTCCGCGAGCGTCATTTCGCCAAGGGCGTGACCGCGCAGGCGCTGGCGCAGGCCCCGGTGCTGGTGTTCAACCGCAAGGACGACATGCAGTCGCGCTTCGCCCGGCGCATGGCCGGCGACGACCTGCCCAGCACCGCGCCGACCTGGTGGATTCCGTCCACGCGCGCCTTCGTGCAGGCCAACCTTGGCGGCATGGGCTGGACGATGAATCCGTTGCCGCTGGTCAAGCGGCACCTGGACGCGGGCCGCCTGGTCTACGTGCGCCAGCGCGCGTGGGAAGACGTGCCGCTGTACTGGCAGCATTGGAAGGGCGACGTGCAGACCATGGCCTTGCTGACCCGCGCGGTGCTGGATGCCTCCTCGGCACTGATCCGGCGTAAGCGCTGA
- a CDS encoding LysE/ArgO family amino acid transporter, protein MFSVISASTGLGAWFSGAATGIGLFAVVGAQSAFILRQGILRKHIVPVVATCAAIDAIFIFASVAGLRTLTSALPWLTTAVLWTGVAFLAWYAMKSARRAIAGGGGMGEADSDDGSRRAVLMAAVGFSLINPHFWLDMMVIGSIAENFGNARMAFAAGVVTASCLWLTAQGLGARLLAPLFTKPSTWRVLDGTIAVILSILALTLAVRGVH, encoded by the coding sequence ATGTTCTCGGTCATCTCCGCCAGCACCGGCCTCGGTGCCTGGTTCTCTGGTGCAGCTACCGGCATCGGCCTGTTCGCCGTGGTCGGCGCCCAGAGCGCCTTCATCCTGCGCCAAGGCATCCTGCGCAAGCACATCGTGCCGGTGGTCGCCACCTGTGCGGCCATCGATGCCATCTTCATCTTCGCCAGCGTGGCCGGCCTGCGCACGCTCACTTCGGCGCTGCCGTGGCTGACCACCGCCGTGCTGTGGACGGGCGTGGCGTTCCTGGCCTGGTACGCGATGAAGTCGGCGCGCCGCGCGATCGCCGGTGGCGGCGGCATGGGCGAGGCTGACAGCGACGACGGCAGCCGCCGCGCAGTGCTGATGGCGGCGGTCGGTTTCTCGCTGATCAACCCGCACTTCTGGCTGGACATGATGGTGATCGGTTCGATCGCCGAGAACTTCGGCAACGCCCGCATGGCCTTCGCTGCCGGTGTGGTCACCGCCAGTTGCCTGTGGCTGACCGCGCAGGGCCTGGGCGCGCGCCTGCTGGCGCCGCTGTTCACCAAGCCCAGCACCTGGCGCGTGCTCGACGGCACCATCGCGGTGATCCTCAGCATCCTGGCCCTCACGTTGGCGGTGCGCGGGGTCCACTGA
- a CDS encoding alpha/beta hydrolase family protein: protein MHKRWLAAIIVAGLWCGTAAAIDLGAYVRADKFGDVMLSPGGDYLAATVPADGFTAVIILRTDDNTPVGNLRPPLNSHVFGLHWVNNDQVMFGLAQKFGTRDAPWATGELLTLDARTGRPELLVGYRDLGLRVRPKYRRSAAAFLSDALPGDDAHVVIAVGGSRLDANGYAAQLELASGKQRLLARAPMPGASYVVDARGDVRFVQGAGTDNVHRLYHRNGGDWALVNDEKRSGRSEAALGFSADGQLAYLLSEQPSGPDAIVSWNPATQERKVVLRDEVVDPARLIRSPGSTVPVGALFLGNTPHTRFFDESSDEARLYRSLEAAFPGRAVFITSSTRDGRRLLVETGSGSNPGEFYLYDRDRNQARFLMARSEWIDPESTASVRPVLLKARDGLELHGFLTVPHGSTGRDLPMVVVPHGGPIGIFDNGSFDHENQLLAAAGYAVLQINFRGSGNYGRAHSRAALEQWGRAMQDDVTDATRWAISEGIADARRICIYGASYGAYSAMMGAAREPGLYQCAAGYVGVYDLPLMFTGGDIQDRDSGMSYLREWLGDPATLGAVSPVNLAERIKVPVFLAAGGQDKRAPVQHTERMEAALKRAGTPVESLYYKTEGHGFYTQAHRSEYYGKLLAFLSRSLGGKTATTAAADGKGRAP, encoded by the coding sequence ATGCACAAGCGCTGGCTGGCCGCCATCATCGTGGCGGGATTGTGGTGTGGAACCGCTGCTGCGATCGATCTGGGCGCCTATGTGCGAGCGGACAAGTTCGGCGATGTCATGCTGTCTCCCGGGGGCGATTATCTGGCCGCGACCGTGCCTGCGGACGGCTTCACCGCTGTGATCATCCTTCGTACGGACGACAACACGCCGGTGGGCAACCTGCGCCCACCACTCAATTCGCATGTCTTCGGCCTGCACTGGGTCAACAACGATCAGGTGATGTTCGGTCTGGCGCAGAAGTTCGGTACCCGCGATGCGCCGTGGGCCACCGGCGAGCTGCTGACACTGGATGCACGCACCGGACGACCGGAACTACTGGTGGGCTACCGCGACCTTGGCCTGCGCGTGCGGCCCAAGTACCGGAGGTCGGCCGCGGCGTTCCTCAGTGACGCCCTGCCTGGCGACGATGCGCACGTGGTCATCGCAGTAGGCGGATCGCGGCTGGATGCCAACGGTTATGCGGCCCAGCTGGAACTGGCAAGCGGCAAGCAGCGGCTGCTGGCCCGCGCGCCGATGCCGGGTGCCTCCTATGTGGTGGATGCCCGCGGCGACGTACGTTTCGTACAGGGCGCCGGTACTGACAACGTCCATCGGCTCTACCACCGCAACGGTGGCGACTGGGCGCTGGTCAACGATGAGAAACGGAGTGGTCGCAGCGAGGCGGCGCTGGGCTTTTCCGCCGACGGCCAGCTGGCCTACCTGCTCAGCGAGCAGCCCAGCGGCCCCGATGCCATCGTCAGCTGGAACCCGGCCACGCAGGAGCGCAAGGTCGTGCTGCGCGATGAGGTTGTCGATCCGGCACGACTGATCCGCAGCCCGGGCAGCACCGTGCCGGTCGGTGCGCTGTTCCTGGGAAACACGCCGCATACCCGGTTCTTCGACGAAAGCTCGGACGAGGCACGGTTGTACCGCAGCCTGGAGGCGGCCTTCCCCGGGCGTGCAGTATTCATCACCTCCAGTACCCGCGACGGTCGCCGGCTGCTGGTGGAAACCGGGTCCGGTTCCAATCCGGGCGAGTTCTACCTCTACGACCGCGACCGCAACCAGGCACGCTTCCTGATGGCGCGCAGCGAATGGATTGACCCGGAGAGCACTGCGTCGGTGCGGCCGGTCCTGCTGAAGGCGCGTGACGGGCTGGAGCTCCATGGATTCCTGACAGTCCCGCATGGCAGCACTGGCCGTGACCTGCCGATGGTGGTGGTGCCGCATGGTGGGCCGATCGGGATATTCGACAACGGCAGTTTCGATCACGAGAACCAGTTGCTGGCCGCTGCCGGCTACGCCGTGCTGCAGATCAATTTCCGCGGCTCGGGCAACTACGGCCGTGCCCACAGCCGGGCAGCACTGGAACAGTGGGGGCGCGCGATGCAGGACGACGTGACCGACGCCACGCGCTGGGCGATCAGCGAAGGCATCGCCGATGCCCGGCGCATCTGCATCTACGGTGCCAGCTACGGTGCCTACTCGGCGATGATGGGCGCCGCGCGCGAACCGGGGCTGTACCAGTGCGCGGCCGGCTATGTGGGCGTCTACGACCTGCCGCTGATGTTTACTGGCGGCGATATCCAGGACCGCGATTCCGGAATGAGCTACCTGCGCGAGTGGCTGGGTGATCCGGCCACGCTGGGCGCGGTCTCGCCGGTCAACCTGGCCGAGCGGATCAAGGTGCCGGTGTTCCTGGCGGCCGGTGGCCAGGACAAGCGCGCCCCGGTCCAGCACACCGAGCGCATGGAAGCGGCGCTCAAGCGTGCCGGTACGCCGGTGGAAAGCCTGTACTACAAGACCGAAGGGCACGGCTTCTATACCCAGGCCCATCGCAGCGAGTACTACGGCAAGCTGCTGGCCTTCCTGTCGCGCAGCCTGGGTGGCAAGACCGCCACGACTGCGGCTGCGGACGGCAAGGGCAGGGCGCCGTAA
- a CDS encoding peptide MFS transporter codes for MNSTAIASDDFLGHPKGVYVCFFTEMWERFSFYGMKALLLLYLTKYHLFGDKAGLDLLGAYGGLVYCIPVFGGMLADRWLGMRRAVLFGGILLVLGHLGMAFEGHAAYRVNGEVVRDTSALAVTYLSLALIIMGVGFLKPNISTIVGKLYAKDDPRRDSGFSLFYAGINLGALFSSLVCGFLGEAYGWKYGFGAAGIGMLAGLAMFLWGQKYLQGHAEPPQPAALKQKVLGLPREWLIYLCAVLGVLPVAWLMWAAGNGAFALGGEISLALMLMVVVLGGVLVWFAWFTGSKCTPVQRQQMIALMVLIFMALVFFTMYEQSYGSWVTFTDRLLTKDIVPSLVITGGTPLPWSILSLLLAPLGFVVSARLSERRPGSAAPRTFFAAIVVLMLVLLVRDCLVIPQTAGSLTYLGGLFLVLLAPAFAALWTWMDRRGWEPGKPVKSAWGLVIGALSFVPLALAGQQVGATGEMASVWWLVLAYFLLASGEMCLSPVGLSAVTQLAVPRVMSLMMGTWFLATAFSETLAALFGKLAAIEVPEGESLDMVAAAGAYAHLFWLLMWIGLGCALAAFIAAPLLKKMMHGVK; via the coding sequence ATGAATTCCACCGCTATCGCTTCCGACGACTTCCTGGGTCACCCCAAGGGCGTCTATGTCTGCTTCTTCACCGAAATGTGGGAGCGCTTCTCCTTCTACGGCATGAAGGCGCTGTTGCTGCTGTACCTCACCAAGTACCACCTGTTCGGCGACAAGGCCGGCCTGGACCTGCTCGGCGCCTACGGTGGCCTGGTGTACTGCATCCCTGTATTCGGCGGCATGCTGGCCGACCGCTGGCTGGGCATGCGCCGGGCCGTGCTGTTCGGCGGCATCCTGCTGGTACTCGGCCACCTTGGCATGGCCTTCGAAGGCCACGCTGCGTACCGGGTGAACGGCGAAGTGGTGCGCGACACCTCGGCACTGGCGGTGACCTACCTGTCGCTGGCGCTGATCATCATGGGCGTCGGTTTCCTGAAACCGAACATCTCCACCATTGTCGGCAAGCTGTACGCCAAGGACGATCCGCGCCGCGATTCGGGTTTCTCGCTGTTCTACGCCGGCATCAACCTCGGCGCGCTGTTCTCATCGCTGGTGTGCGGCTTCCTCGGCGAGGCCTACGGCTGGAAGTACGGTTTCGGTGCGGCCGGCATCGGCATGCTGGCCGGCCTGGCCATGTTCCTGTGGGGCCAGAAGTACCTGCAGGGCCACGCCGAGCCGCCGCAACCGGCGGCGTTGAAGCAGAAGGTGCTGGGCCTGCCGCGCGAATGGCTCATCTATCTGTGCGCGGTGCTCGGTGTGTTGCCGGTGGCGTGGCTGATGTGGGCGGCCGGCAACGGCGCGTTCGCGCTGGGCGGTGAAATCAGCCTGGCACTGATGTTGATGGTGGTGGTGCTGGGCGGCGTGCTGGTCTGGTTCGCCTGGTTCACCGGCAGCAAGTGCACGCCGGTACAGCGCCAGCAGATGATCGCGCTGATGGTGCTGATCTTCATGGCGCTGGTGTTCTTCACCATGTACGAGCAGTCCTACGGCTCGTGGGTGACCTTCACCGACCGGCTGCTGACCAAGGACATCGTGCCCTCGCTGGTGATCACCGGCGGTACGCCGCTGCCGTGGTCGATCCTCTCACTGCTGCTGGCACCGCTGGGCTTCGTGGTCAGCGCGCGGTTGTCCGAGCGTCGTCCGGGTTCGGCTGCGCCGCGCACGTTCTTCGCCGCCATCGTCGTGCTGATGCTGGTGCTGCTGGTGCGCGACTGCCTGGTGATTCCGCAGACCGCCGGCTCGCTCACCTATCTCGGCGGCCTGTTCCTGGTGCTGCTGGCACCGGCCTTCGCCGCGCTGTGGACGTGGATGGACCGCCGCGGCTGGGAACCGGGCAAGCCGGTCAAATCAGCCTGGGGCCTGGTGATCGGCGCACTGTCGTTCGTGCCGCTGGCACTGGCCGGGCAGCAGGTTGGCGCCACCGGCGAGATGGCCAGCGTGTGGTGGCTGGTGCTGGCCTACTTCCTGCTGGCCAGTGGCGAGATGTGCCTGTCGCCGGTCGGCCTGTCGGCGGTGACCCAGTTGGCCGTGCCGCGGGTGATGAGCCTGATGATGGGCACCTGGTTCCTGGCCACCGCCTTCTCGGAGACGCTGGCCGCGCTGTTCGGCAAGCTAGCCGCGATCGAGGTGCCGGAAGGCGAATCGCTGGACATGGTGGCCGCCGCCGGTGCCTATGCGCACCTGTTCTGGCTGCTGATGTGGATCGGCCTGGGCTGTGCGCTGGCCGCTTTCATTGCCGCGCCACTGTTGAAGAAGATGATGCACGGGGTGAAGTAA
- a CDS encoding IS110-like element ISStma6 family transposase, producing MFGIGIDVSKATLDVAVHGEQFRQFSNDKRGFVRLIRWLKTWPIKQVVLEASGGYERAALDVLHAAGLPMVRINPARARRFAQGTGRAAKTDRLDATVLAQMAHLLPLTRYVPPAPWQQRLAEFAQCRRQLVKMRVSEMQRLRRLVDPDLIAMKQRHIAQLSDDLKQLDKAIAEQLEGQPGWKNIGALKGVGPILISTLACELPELGSLGSKAIASLVGLAPMNRESGTWQGQRRISGGRAVVREALYMAALTAIRYEPRLRAFYAGLKAKGKASKVALVAVMRKMLVILNARKRDAEVALGCP from the coding sequence ATGTTTGGGATCGGGATCGATGTGAGCAAAGCCACGCTGGATGTGGCCGTCCATGGAGAGCAGTTTCGCCAATTCAGCAACGACAAGCGCGGCTTTGTGCGCTTGATTCGGTGGCTGAAGACGTGGCCGATCAAGCAGGTCGTTCTTGAGGCAAGCGGGGGTTACGAGCGTGCTGCTCTGGATGTATTGCACGCCGCTGGCCTGCCGATGGTACGAATCAATCCGGCGCGTGCACGGCGATTTGCCCAAGGCACGGGCCGTGCCGCCAAGACCGATCGGCTCGATGCGACAGTGCTGGCACAGATGGCCCATTTGTTGCCGCTGACCCGCTACGTACCGCCTGCTCCTTGGCAGCAGCGTCTGGCTGAATTTGCGCAATGCCGCAGGCAACTGGTGAAGATGCGGGTCAGTGAGATGCAGCGCTTGCGGCGATTGGTCGATCCGGATCTGATTGCGATGAAGCAACGCCATATAGCTCAGCTATCTGACGACCTGAAGCAGTTGGATAAAGCTATTGCCGAGCAGCTTGAGGGGCAGCCTGGCTGGAAGAATATCGGCGCGCTCAAAGGCGTCGGCCCCATCCTGATCAGCACACTGGCCTGCGAGTTGCCCGAACTGGGCAGCTTGGGAAGCAAAGCCATAGCATCGCTGGTGGGGTTGGCCCCGATGAACCGCGAAAGTGGCACCTGGCAGGGCCAACGGCGGATCAGTGGTGGGCGCGCGGTGGTACGCGAAGCCCTTTACATGGCGGCCCTGACGGCCATCCGGTACGAGCCAAGGCTGCGCGCGTTTTACGCTGGCCTGAAGGCCAAGGGCAAAGCGAGCAAGGTGGCGCTCGTGGCGGTCATGCGCAAAATGCTGGTGATCCTCAACGCCCGTAAGCGAGACGCCGAGGTGGCCCTCGGCTGCCCCTGA
- a CDS encoding DUF1624 domain-containing protein, whose translation MAPSPSLRLASIDQLRGTVMLLMLLDHVRETFFLQHQVSDPMDAATVSPALFTCRLLAHLCAPVFVLLTGLSAWLYGQRQADPRRATAAFLLKRGLFLVVLELTLVNFAWTFQLPPDTLYLQVIWAIGLSMIALAGLLWLPRPALLVLAIAVVAGHNLFDGLRVQGNGLLAVLWKVLHQRDWIEAGALRLRTSYPLLPWIGVIALGYLLGPWFARERDPTQRQHWLLWAGVGALALFTLLRFANEYGDAPWQYQTTALRTWLSILNITKYPPSLQFLLLTLGVGLLLLRLYEWPPLARALRPLADIGAAPMFFYLLHLYVLKGLYLAALAAWGPTHGELYALDSVSGLLLVACALAVVLYPPTRAFARFKARRRDLAWLRYL comes from the coding sequence GTGGCCCCTTCCCCCTCCCTCCGCCTGGCCTCCATCGACCAGCTGCGCGGCACCGTGATGCTGTTGATGTTGCTCGACCACGTGCGCGAGACCTTCTTCCTGCAGCACCAGGTAAGCGACCCGATGGACGCGGCGACGGTCTCCCCTGCGCTGTTCACCTGCCGTCTGCTGGCGCACCTGTGTGCGCCCGTGTTCGTCCTGTTGACCGGCCTGTCGGCCTGGCTGTACGGCCAGCGCCAGGCGGATCCGCGCCGGGCCACCGCAGCCTTCCTGCTCAAGCGCGGGCTGTTCCTGGTCGTGCTGGAACTGACCCTGGTGAATTTCGCCTGGACCTTCCAGCTGCCGCCGGACACGCTGTACCTGCAGGTGATCTGGGCCATCGGGCTGAGCATGATCGCGCTGGCCGGGCTGCTTTGGCTGCCACGCCCGGCCCTGCTGGTGCTGGCAATCGCGGTGGTGGCCGGGCACAACCTGTTCGACGGCTTACGGGTGCAAGGCAATGGCCTGCTGGCGGTGCTGTGGAAAGTGCTGCACCAGCGCGACTGGATCGAGGCCGGTGCGCTGCGCCTGCGCACGTCCTATCCGCTGCTGCCGTGGATCGGGGTGATCGCCCTGGGTTATCTGTTGGGACCGTGGTTCGCCCGCGAGCGCGACCCGACGCAGCGCCAGCACTGGCTGCTGTGGGCAGGCGTCGGTGCGCTGGCCCTGTTCACCTTACTGCGGTTCGCCAACGAGTACGGGGATGCCCCTTGGCAGTACCAGACCACAGCACTGCGCACCTGGCTGAGCATCCTCAACATCACCAAGTACCCGCCGTCGCTGCAGTTCCTGCTGCTGACCCTGGGCGTGGGGCTGTTGCTGCTGCGCCTGTACGAATGGCCGCCCCTGGCGCGTGCGCTGCGCCCGCTGGCCGATATCGGCGCCGCGCCGATGTTCTTCTACCTGCTGCACCTGTACGTGCTGAAGGGGCTGTACCTGGCCGCGCTGGCGGCCTGGGGGCCGACCCATGGCGAGTTGTATGCCCTGGATTCGGTCAGCGGCCTGCTGCTGGTGGCCTGTGCGCTGGCGGTGGTGCTGTACCCGCCGACCCGGGCATTCGCGAGGTTCAAGGCGCGAAGGCGTGACCTGGCGTGGTTGCGGTACCTGTGA